One genomic window of Erinaceus europaeus chromosome 7, mEriEur2.1, whole genome shotgun sequence includes the following:
- the MBD6 gene encoding methyl-CpG-binding domain protein 6 isoform X1: MNGGNESSGADRAGGPVATSVPIGWQRCVREGAVLYISPSGTELSSLEQTRSYLLSDGTCKCGLECPLNIPKVFNFDPLAPVTPGGAGVGPASEEDMTKLCNHRRKAVAMATLYRSMETTCSHSSPGEGASPQMFHTVSPGPSSVCPPCRVPPPTTPLNGGPGSLPLEPPSAPQAFLPLAGPGGLFPPPRLPDPVPSGGSSSSPCFLPKGNAPSPAPPPPPAISLNAPSYNWGTALRSSLVAPELGSPPAPHLSSSPPSDPPLFHCSDALTPPPLPPSNNLPGPPGLPGPATQPPVSSATMHLPLVLGPLGGAPTVEGPGAPPFLASSLLSAAAKAQHPPLPSPSTLQGRRPRAQVPSASHSSPRPPQRRPRRPPTVLRLLEGGSPQVPRRSRPRAPAPAPQPFPLPEPSQPILPSVLSLLGLPSPGPSHSDGSFNLMGSDAHLPPPPTLSSGSPPQPRHPIQPSLPGTTSGSLSSVPGAPAPPAASKAPLVPSPVLQSPSEGLGMGSGPACPLPPLAGGEAFPFPSPEQGLALSGAGFPGMLGALPLPLGLGQPPPSPLLSHSLFGMLAAGGGQPPPEPLLPPPGGPGPPMAPGEPEGPSLLVASLLPPPPSDLLPPPSVPPNNLLASFLPLLALGPTAGDGEGSTEGAGGPSGETFSGLGDLPPLLFPPLSAPPTLIALNSALLAASLDPPSGTSPQSCVLNAPQPGPPTSSVTTATTDPGASSLGKAPSNSGRPPQLLNPLLSASLLGDLSSLTSSPGTLPSLLQPPGPLLSGQLGLQLLPGGGAPPPLSEASSPLACLLQSLQIPPDQPEAPCLPPENPTSALEPEPARPPLSALAPPHGSPEPPVPELLTGRGSGKRGRRGGGGLRGINGEARPGRGRKPGSRREPGRLALKWGARGGFNGQMERSPRRTHHWQHNGELLEGGAEPKDPSPPGPHSEDLKVPPGVVRKSRRGRRRKYNPTRNSNSSRQDITLDPSPTTRAAVTLPPRARPGRPAKNKRRKLAP; the protein is encoded by the exons ATGAATGGGGGCAATGAGAGCAGTGGAGCAGACAGAGCTGGGGGCCCTGTGGCCACATCTGTCCCCATCGGCTGGCAGCGCTGTGTTCGAGAGGGTGCCGTGCTCTATATCAG CCCAAGTGGCACAGAGCTGTCTTCCCTGGAGCAAACCCGGAGCTACCTCCTCAGTGATGGGACCTGCAAGTGTGGTCTGGAGTGTCCACTCAATATCCCCAAG GTTTTCAACTTTGACCCTTTGGCCCCGGTGACcccgggtggggctggggtggggccaGCATCAGAGGAGGACATGACCAAGCTGTGCAACCACCGGCGGAAAGCCGTTGCCATGGCAACTCTATATCGCAGCATGGAGACCACCTGCTCACATTCTTCTCCTG GAGAGGGAGCAAGCCCCCAAATGTTCCACACTGTTTCCCCAGGGCCCTCCTCTGTCTGCCCTCCTTGTCGAGTCCCTCCTCCTACAACCCCACTTAATGGGGGTCCTGGCTCCCTTCCCCTAGAGCCACCCTCAGCTCCACAGGCTTTCCTCCCTCTAGCAGGCCCTGGGGGGCTTTTCCCACCACCAAGGCTTCCAGACCCTGTCCCCTCtggaggcagcagcagcagcccctGTTTTCTCCCAAAGGGCAATGCCCCCTCTCcagctccacctcctccacctgctATCAGCCTCAATGCCCCTTCTTACAACTGGGGAACTGCCCTCCGATCCAGCCTGGTGGCCCCTGAGCTGGGCtctcctccagctccccacctgtcctCCTCACCACCTTCAGACCCTCCTCTCTTCCACTGTAGTGATGCCTtaacaccccctcccctgcctccAAGCAATAATCTCCCTGGTCCCCCTGGTCTCCCTGGTCCTGCCACTCAGCCACCAGTGTCTTCAGCCACTATGCACCTGCCCTTGGTCCTGGGACCCCTGGGAGGAGCCCCGACTGTGGAAGGGCCTGGGGCACCCCCCTTCCTTGCTAGCAGCCTACTTTCTGCAGCGGCCAAGGCACAGCACCCGCCACTCCCATCTCCCAGCACTTTACAGGGCCGGAGGCCCCGTGCCCAGGTGCCCTCAGCTTCCCACTCATCACCCCGGCCCCCTCAGCGGCGTCCCCGCCGACCTCCAACTGTATTGCGACTGCTAGAAGGGGGAAGTCCTCAAGTCCCTAGAAGGAGTCGTCCTCGggcccctgctcctgcccctcAACCCTTCCCTCTCCCTGAGCCATCCCAGCCAATCCTCCCCTCTGTGCTGTCTCTTCTGGGACTCCCCAGCCCTGGCCCTTCCCACTCTGATGGAAGCTTTAACCTTATGGGGTCAGATGCACAccttcctcctcccccaaccctctcctCAGGGAGCCCTCCCCAGCCCAGGCACCCCATTCAGCCCTCCTTGCCTGGGACCACCAGTGGCAGCCTCAGCAGTGTGCCAG gtgccCCTGCCCCACCAGCTGCCTCCAAAGCCCCACTAGTTCCCAGCCCTGTGCTTCAAAGTCCATCTGAAGGGCTAGGGATGGGGTCGGGCCCAGCCTGCCCGCTACCTCCCCTGGCCGGGGGAGAGGCTTTCCCTTTCCCCAGTCCTGAGCAGGGCCTGGCGCTGAGCGGAGCTGGCTTTCCAGGGATGCTAGGGGCCTTGCCTCTCCCTCTCGGTCTGGGGCAGCCTCCACCTTCTCCACTACTCAGCCACAGTTTATTTGGCATGCTGGCTGCGGGAGGGGGACAACCTCCCCCAGAGCCCCTGCTACCCCCACCAGGGGGACCTGGCCCTCCCATGGCCCCAGGCGAGCCCGAAGGGCCTTCGCTTTTGGTGGCATCCCTGCTTCCACCACCCCCCTCAGACCTTCTTCCACCTCCTTCTGTTCCTCCCAACAACCTTCTTGCCTCTTTCCTGCCCTTGTTGGCCCTGGGCCCCACTGCTGGGGATGGGGAAGGATCTACAGAGGGAGCTGGGGGTCCAAGTGGGGAGACATTTTCAGGTTTAGGAGACCtaccccccctcctcttccccccactTTCGGCCCCCCCTACCCTCATAGCTTTAAATTCTGCGCTGCTGGCTGCCAGCCTGGATCCCCCCTCGGGGACGTCCCCCCAG TCCTGTGTCCTGAATGCCCCCCAACCTGGACCACCTACCTCCAGTGTCACCACGGCAACTACTGACCCGGGAGCCTCCTCTCTGGGCAAGGCTCCCTCCAACTcagggagacccccccaactccttAACCCTCTGTTGAGTGCCAGCCTGCTGG GTGACCTGTCTTCGCTGACCAGCAGTCCTGGAACCCTCCCCAGTCTGTTGCAGcctcctggcccccttctctCTGGCCAGTTGGGGCTGCAGCTCCTCCCTGGGGGGGgagctcctccacccctctcagagGCTTCTAGTCCCCTTGCCTGCCTGCTTCAGAGTCTCCAG ATCCCTCCAGATCAGCCAGAAGCACCCTGTCTGCCCCCTGAGAACCCCACCTCAGCTCTCGAACCGGAGCCTGCCCGGCCTCCCCTCAGTGCCTTAGCCCCACCCCACGGTTCTCCTGAACCCCCAGTCCCTGAGCTGCTCACTGGGAGGGGGTCAGGGAAACGGGGtcggaggggaggagggggacttAGGGGCATTAATGGTGAGGCCAGGCCAGGCCGGGGCCGAAAGCCTGGCAGCCGGCGGGAGCCTGGCCGACTGGCTCTCAAGTGGGGGGCACGTGGTGGCTTCAATGGACAAATGGAACGGTCACCAAGAAGGACTCACCACTGGCAACACAATGGGGAGCTATTGGAAGGGGGTGCTGAGCCCAAGGATCCATCCCCTCCCGGGCCCCATTCTGAGGACCTTAAG GTGCCCCCGGGGGTAGTTAGAAAGTCTCGTCGTGGCCGGAGAAGAAAATACAA CCCTACCCGGAACAGCAATAGCTCCCGCCAGGACATCACCTTGGATCCCAGCCCCACAACccga GCGGCTGTCACTCTGCCTCCCCGGGCCCGCCCTGGCCGTCCTGCCAAAAACAAGAGGAGGAAACTGGCCCCATAG
- the DCTN2 gene encoding dynactin subunit 2: MADPKYADLPGIARNEPDVYETSDLPEDDQAEFDAEELTSTSVEHIIVNPNAAYDKFKDKRVGTKGLDFSDRIGKTKRTGYESGEYEMLGEGMGVKETPQQKYQRLLHEVQELTAEVEKIKTTVKESAAEEKLTPVVLAKQLAVLKQQLVASHLEKLLGPDAAINLTDPDGALAKRLLLQLEATKNSKGTGSGGKATSGTPPDSSLVTYELHSRPEQDKFSQAAKVAELEKRLTELEATVRCDQDAQNPLSAGLQGTCLMETVELLQAKVSALDLAVLDQVEARLQSVLGKVNEIAKHKASVEDADTQSKVHQLYETIQRWSPTASTLPELVQRLVAIKQLHEQAMQFGQLLTHLDTTQQMITSSLKDNTTLLTQVQKTMRENLSTVEGNFANIDARMKQLGK, encoded by the exons ATGGCGGACCCTAAATACGCCGACCTCCCCGGCATT GCCAGGAACGAGCCAGATGTTTATGAAACCAGCGACCTCCCTGAGGATGATCAAGCAGAGTTTGATGCG GAGGAGCTGACAAGCACAAGTGTGGAACACATCATTGTCAATCCCAATGCTGCCTATGACAAGTTCAAAGACAAGAGAGTGGGGACAAAGGGACTTG ATTTTTCAGATCGTATTGGAAAAACCAAGAGGACAGGATATGAATCTGGAGAATATGAGATG CTTGGAGAGGGTATGGGAGTGAAGGAAACACCCCAACAGAAGTACCAGCGACTACTGCATGAGGTCCAAGAGCTGACAGCTGAAGTTGAAAAAATCAAg ACGACAGTGAAGGAGTCAGCCGCTGAAGAGAAGCTGACCCCTGTGGTGCTGGCCAAACAGCTGGCAGTCCTGAAGCAGCAGCTGGTTGCTTCCCACCTGGAAAAACTTCTGGGACCAGATGCAGCGATCAACCTTACTGACCCTGATGGAGCTCTGGCTAA GCGCCTACTGCTGCAACTAGAAGCAACAAAGAACAGCAAAGGGACTGGTTCAGGGGGAAAGGCCACCAGTGGGACCCCCCCAGATAGCAGCCTTGTCACTTATGAACTGCATTCTCGACCTGAGCAGGACAAGTTCTCTCAAGCTGCCAAA GTGGCAGAACTTGAGAAGCGCCTGACAGAACTGGAAGCAACTGTGCGCTGTGATCAGGATGCTCAG aaccCCCTTTCTGCAGGTCTACAGGGGACATGTCTTATG GAGACTGTAGAGCTGTTACAGGCAAAGGTGAGCGCTCTGGACCTTGCTGTTTTGGATCAAGTGGAGGCTCGACTTCAG AGCGTCTTGGGGAAGGTGAATGAGATCGCCAAGCATAAAGCCTCTGTAGAGGATGCAGATACACAAAGCAAG GTGCACCAGCTATATGAAACGATACAGCGTTGGAGCCCCACTGCCTCCACCCTTCCGGAGCTGGTGCAGAGACTTGTCGCCATCAAGCAGCTGCACGAGCAAG CTATGCAGTTTGGTCAGCTCCTGACACACTTGGATACCACACAGCAAATGATTACTAGTTCCCTCAAGGACAATACTACACTTTTGACCCAG GTGCAGAAGACAATGCGTGAAAACCTATCCACGGTTGAGGGGAATTTTGCCAACATTGACGCACGGATGAAGCAGCTTGGAAAGTGA
- the MBD6 gene encoding methyl-CpG-binding domain protein 6 isoform X2, whose product MNGGNESSGADRAGGPVATSVPIGWQRCVREGAVLYISPSGTELSSLEQTRSYLLSDGTCKCGLECPLNIPKVFNFDPLAPVTPGGAGVGPASEEDMTKLCNHRRKAVAMATLYRSMETTCSHSSPALNSALLAASLDPPSGTSPQSCVLNAPQPGPPTSSVTTATTDPGASSLGKAPSNSGRPPQLLNPLLSASLLGDLSSLTSSPGTLPSLLQPPGPLLSGQLGLQLLPGGGAPPPLSEASSPLACLLQSLQIPPDQPEAPCLPPENPTSALEPEPARPPLSALAPPHGSPEPPVPELLTGRGSGKRGRRGGGGLRGINGEARPGRGRKPGSRREPGRLALKWGARGGFNGQMERSPRRTHHWQHNGELLEGGAEPKDPSPPGPHSEDLKVPPGVVRKSRRGRRRKYNPTRNSNSSRQDITLDPSPTTRAAVTLPPRARPGRPAKNKRRKLAP is encoded by the exons ATGAATGGGGGCAATGAGAGCAGTGGAGCAGACAGAGCTGGGGGCCCTGTGGCCACATCTGTCCCCATCGGCTGGCAGCGCTGTGTTCGAGAGGGTGCCGTGCTCTATATCAG CCCAAGTGGCACAGAGCTGTCTTCCCTGGAGCAAACCCGGAGCTACCTCCTCAGTGATGGGACCTGCAAGTGTGGTCTGGAGTGTCCACTCAATATCCCCAAG GTTTTCAACTTTGACCCTTTGGCCCCGGTGACcccgggtggggctggggtggggccaGCATCAGAGGAGGACATGACCAAGCTGTGCAACCACCGGCGGAAAGCCGTTGCCATGGCAACTCTATATCGCAGCATGGAGACCACCTGCTCACATTCTTCTCCTG CTTTAAATTCTGCGCTGCTGGCTGCCAGCCTGGATCCCCCCTCGGGGACGTCCCCCCAG TCCTGTGTCCTGAATGCCCCCCAACCTGGACCACCTACCTCCAGTGTCACCACGGCAACTACTGACCCGGGAGCCTCCTCTCTGGGCAAGGCTCCCTCCAACTcagggagacccccccaactccttAACCCTCTGTTGAGTGCCAGCCTGCTGG GTGACCTGTCTTCGCTGACCAGCAGTCCTGGAACCCTCCCCAGTCTGTTGCAGcctcctggcccccttctctCTGGCCAGTTGGGGCTGCAGCTCCTCCCTGGGGGGGgagctcctccacccctctcagagGCTTCTAGTCCCCTTGCCTGCCTGCTTCAGAGTCTCCAG ATCCCTCCAGATCAGCCAGAAGCACCCTGTCTGCCCCCTGAGAACCCCACCTCAGCTCTCGAACCGGAGCCTGCCCGGCCTCCCCTCAGTGCCTTAGCCCCACCCCACGGTTCTCCTGAACCCCCAGTCCCTGAGCTGCTCACTGGGAGGGGGTCAGGGAAACGGGGtcggaggggaggagggggacttAGGGGCATTAATGGTGAGGCCAGGCCAGGCCGGGGCCGAAAGCCTGGCAGCCGGCGGGAGCCTGGCCGACTGGCTCTCAAGTGGGGGGCACGTGGTGGCTTCAATGGACAAATGGAACGGTCACCAAGAAGGACTCACCACTGGCAACACAATGGGGAGCTATTGGAAGGGGGTGCTGAGCCCAAGGATCCATCCCCTCCCGGGCCCCATTCTGAGGACCTTAAG GTGCCCCCGGGGGTAGTTAGAAAGTCTCGTCGTGGCCGGAGAAGAAAATACAA CCCTACCCGGAACAGCAATAGCTCCCGCCAGGACATCACCTTGGATCCCAGCCCCACAACccga GCGGCTGTCACTCTGCCTCCCCGGGCCCGCCCTGGCCGTCCTGCCAAAAACAAGAGGAGGAAACTGGCCCCATAG